A genome region from Longimicrobium sp. includes the following:
- a CDS encoding serine hydrolase, producing the protein DAMNPTQRTACIAAAAAVAALAAAGAGAQTPAAAAPVPALPSDAEIRALLADRVDVQRKSVGMVVGIVTPRERRIVGYGRLALDDPRIPDGGTVFEIGSVTKVFTSLLLADMARRGEVALTDPVARYLPAGTKLPERNGKPITLADLATHTSGLPFAPPDPPDAAAYGEEQLFRFLAAYELPGEPGSRWAYSNLGAGLLGIALARRAGVDYEALVRARITGPLGMRSTAVAVSPEMRERMAAGHDATLRPAREWLLAGLPGAGSLRSSADDLLTLLGAFLGHARTPLAPAMASMLHTRRPGPSFEQALGWWVVPLGPGDEGIVTHGGSTFGYSATVAYDPRAGVGVVVLSNGVENDGGLAWHLLRPAFPYATSAAARAREERGAVAVAPELLGRYSGRYRTPDGGAIDVERQGDSLVLRSPAAPQGVRLHAESERAFFIREADLRVTFETDAQGRATGLVVHFAGTDTRAPRVAGP; encoded by the coding sequence AGGACGCGATGAACCCGACGCAGCGTACCGCGTGCATCGCCGCCGCCGCGGCCGTGGCGGCGCTGGCGGCGGCGGGGGCCGGGGCGCAGACGCCCGCGGCCGCGGCGCCCGTCCCCGCCCTCCCCTCCGACGCGGAGATCCGCGCGCTCCTCGCCGACCGCGTCGACGTGCAGCGCAAGAGCGTGGGGATGGTGGTGGGGATCGTCACGCCCCGGGAGCGCCGCATCGTCGGGTACGGCCGGCTCGCCCTGGACGACCCGCGCATACCGGACGGGGGCACCGTCTTCGAGATCGGCTCGGTGACGAAGGTCTTCACCTCGCTGCTGCTGGCCGACATGGCGCGGCGCGGCGAGGTGGCGCTCACCGACCCGGTCGCGAGGTACCTGCCCGCGGGAACGAAGCTCCCCGAGCGCAACGGGAAGCCGATCACCCTGGCCGACCTGGCGACCCACACCTCGGGGCTGCCCTTCGCACCGCCCGACCCGCCGGACGCCGCCGCGTACGGAGAAGAGCAGCTCTTCCGCTTCCTGGCGGCGTACGAGCTGCCGGGGGAGCCCGGCTCGCGGTGGGCGTACTCGAACCTCGGCGCGGGGCTGCTGGGCATCGCGCTGGCGCGCCGCGCTGGCGTGGACTACGAGGCGCTGGTCCGCGCGCGCATCACCGGCCCGCTCGGCATGCGCAGCACCGCGGTCGCCGTCTCGCCGGAGATGAGGGAGAGGATGGCCGCGGGACACGATGCGACGCTGCGGCCCGCGCGCGAGTGGCTCCTCGCCGGGCTCCCCGGCGCCGGGTCGCTGCGCTCCAGCGCCGACGACCTGCTCACGCTCTTGGGCGCGTTCCTGGGCCACGCGCGCACGCCGCTGGCGCCGGCCATGGCCTCCATGCTCCACACGCGCCGGCCCGGGCCGAGCTTCGAGCAGGCACTGGGCTGGTGGGTGGTCCCGCTGGGGCCGGGAGACGAGGGGATCGTGACGCACGGCGGCTCCACCTTCGGCTATTCGGCCACCGTCGCCTACGACCCGCGGGCCGGGGTCGGCGTCGTCGTGCTCTCCAACGGGGTGGAGAACGACGGCGGCCTCGCCTGGCACCTGCTGCGCCCCGCCTTCCCCTACGCCACGTCGGCGGCCGCGCGGGCGCGGGAGGAGCGCGGGGCGGTCGCCGTCGCCCCGGAGCTGCTCGGCCGCTACTCCGGGCGGTACCGGACGCCGGACGGCGGGGCAATCGACGTCGAGCGCCAGGGCGACAGCCTCGTGCTCAGGTCGCCGGCCGCGCCGCAGGGGGTGCGCCTCCACGCCGAGAGCGAGCGGGCCTTCTTCATCCGCGAAGCCGACCTGCGGGTCACCTTCGAGACCGACGCCCAGGGCCGCGCCACCGGGCTGGTCGTCCACTTCGCCGGC